The following coding sequences are from one Gossypium hirsutum isolate 1008001.06 chromosome A12, Gossypium_hirsutum_v2.1, whole genome shotgun sequence window:
- the LOC107946594 gene encoding tetratricopeptide repeat protein 37 isoform X2, whose product MEPEMSEPPPQVSVKPEVDAAAGGVDSSKTLLPPPRVVVLADLNVNPPESDDHDSLLLPAPDLSRLTNDESSQEKSTLISKDGDGIEGAVKKLNKKCRPRVSKADALLDCGVDADGDQPSQGASSSREEKVSSLKTGLVHVARKMPKNAHAHFILGLMYQRLSQPQKAISAYEKAAEILLRCEAEIARPELLSLVQIHHAQCLLLENSGDNVLDKELEPEELDEILSKLKESMQSDIRQAGVWNTLGLMLLKTGRLQSAITVLSSLLALAPDDYDCLGNLGIAYLQSGNLELSAKYFQDLIVKDQNHPAALMNYAAILLCKHGSIVAGAGANASEGALGDQFAAINVARECLLAAVKSDPKAAHTWANLANAYYLIGDHRSSSKCLEKAAKLEPNCMSTRYAVAVHRIKDVERSQDPSEQLSWAGNEMASVLREGDSVPIEPTIAWAGLAMVHQAQHEIVAAFETDQNELVEVEERAIFSLKQATAEDPDDAVQWNQLGLDSLCSQHFKMAQKYLKAAVVRFRKCSSYAWSNLGISLQLSEETSQAECVYKRALSLATTEQAHAIFSNLGNLYRQQKQYDRAKAMFTKSLELQPGYAPAFNNLGLVFVAEGHWEEAQFCFDKALQSDPLLDAAKSNMIKTVALSRLCAGLSSFIIPD is encoded by the exons CCGCAGGCGGCGTTGACAGCTCTAAGACGCTTCTTCCGCCTCCCAGAGTCGTCGTTTTGGCTGACCTTAACGTTAACCCTCCTGAATCCGACGACCACGATTCTTTACTTCTCCCTGCTCCCGACCTTTCCAG GCTAACTAACGATGAAAGCAGTCAAGAGAAAAGTACCTTAATTTCCAAAGACGGTGATGGCATAGAAGGCGCAGTTAAAAAGTTAAACAAGAAATGTCGTCCGAGAGTAAGTAAGGCTGATGCTTTACTCGACTGTGGAGTGGATGCAGATGGGGATCAGCCTAGTCAAGGGGCTTCCTCGTCTCGTGAGGAAAAAGTCAGCAGCCTCAAAACT GGCTTGGTACACGTTGCAAGGAAGATGCCAAAAAATGCTCATGCTCATTTTATTCTTGGTCTAATGTATCAAAGGCTCAGTCAACCTCAAAAG GCAATTTCAGCATATGAGAAAGCTGCAGAGATATTGCTGCGCTGTGAGGCAGAGATTGCACGGCCAGAGTTGCTTTCCTTAGTTCAAATTCACCACGCACAG TGTCTTCTCCTAGAGAATTCAGGAGATAACGTTTTGGACAAAGAGCTTGAACCTGAAGAGCTCGATGAGATCCTTTCCAAATTGAAGGAGTCAATGCAGTCTGATATTAGACAAGCAGGTGTATGGAACACCCTTGGCTTGATGCTTCTCAAAACTGGTCGACTGCAG AGTGCTATCACAGTTTTGTCGTCTTTACTGGCTCTTGCGCCTGATGACTATGATTGCCTTGGAAACCTTGGGATTGCTTATCTCCAGAG TGGAAACTTGGAGCTTTCAGCTAAGTATTTCCAAGATTTGATTGTTAAAGATCAAAACCATCCAGCGGCTTTAATGAACTATGCTGCAATTCTTCTTTGTAAACATGGTTCAATTGTTGCAG GTGCTGGTGCAAATGCCAGTGAAGGAGCTTTGGGGGATCAGTTTGCAGCTATAAATGTTGCGAGGGAATGTTTGTTAGCTGCAGTAAAATCTGATCCAAAAGCAGCACATACATGGGCAAATCTAGCTAATGCATATTATTTGATCGGTGACCATCGTAGTTCCAGCAAATGCTTGGAGAAG GCTGCAAAACTGGAACCAAATTGCATGTCTACTCGATATGCCGTTGCAGTCCATCGGATTAAGGATGTTGAAAGGTCACAAGATCCTAGTGAACAGCTTTCTTGGGCAGGCAATGAAATGGCATCAGTACTAAGAGAAGGAGATTCTGTGCCAATTGAGCCTACTATTGCATGGGCTGGACTGGCCATGGTTCACCAGGCACAGCATGAGATTGTGGCAGCATTTGAGACGGATCAAAATGAGTTGGTCGAAGTTGAAGAGCGTGCTATCTTCAGTTTAAAGCAG GCAACCGCTGAAGACCCAGATGATGCCGTGCAATGGAACCAGCTGGGCCTCGACAGTCTCTGTTCTCAACATTTTAAAATGGCGCAGAAGTACCTTAAGGCTGCGGTGGTTCGATTCCGGAAATGCAGCAGCTATGCTTGGTCGAACCTAG GCATCTCACTCCAATTATCCGAGGAGACATCCCAAGCCGAATGCGTATACAAGCGAGCACTTTCATTGGCAACAACTGAACAAGCACATGCAATATTTTCCAACCTTGGGAATCTCTACCGACAACAAAAGCAATATGATCGTGCCAAGGCAATGTTTACGAAGTCGCTTGAACTCCAGCCGGGATACGCTCCGGCATTTAATAATCTCGGCCTTGTATTTGTTGCTGAGGGTCATTGGGAAGAAGCCCAGTTCTGCTTTGACAAAGCACTTCAGTCAGATCCATTGCTTGATGCAGCCAAATCCAACATGATTAAAACTGTGGCTTTGTCTAGATTGTGTGCAGGTTTGTCCTCATTTATCATCCCAGATTAA
- the LOC107946594 gene encoding tetratricopeptide repeat protein 37 isoform X1, with translation MEPEMSEPPPQVSVKPEVDAAAGGVDSSKTLLPPPRVVVLADLNVNPPESDDHDSLLLPAPDLSRLTNDESSQEKSTLISKDGDGIEGAVKKLNKKCRPRVSKADALLDCGVDADGDQPSQGASSSREEKVSSLKTVSPILHVVGLVHVARKMPKNAHAHFILGLMYQRLSQPQKAISAYEKAAEILLRCEAEIARPELLSLVQIHHAQCLLLENSGDNVLDKELEPEELDEILSKLKESMQSDIRQAGVWNTLGLMLLKTGRLQSAITVLSSLLALAPDDYDCLGNLGIAYLQSGNLELSAKYFQDLIVKDQNHPAALMNYAAILLCKHGSIVAGAGANASEGALGDQFAAINVARECLLAAVKSDPKAAHTWANLANAYYLIGDHRSSSKCLEKAAKLEPNCMSTRYAVAVHRIKDVERSQDPSEQLSWAGNEMASVLREGDSVPIEPTIAWAGLAMVHQAQHEIVAAFETDQNELVEVEERAIFSLKQATAEDPDDAVQWNQLGLDSLCSQHFKMAQKYLKAAVVRFRKCSSYAWSNLGISLQLSEETSQAECVYKRALSLATTEQAHAIFSNLGNLYRQQKQYDRAKAMFTKSLELQPGYAPAFNNLGLVFVAEGHWEEAQFCFDKALQSDPLLDAAKSNMIKTVALSRLCAGLSSFIIPD, from the exons CCGCAGGCGGCGTTGACAGCTCTAAGACGCTTCTTCCGCCTCCCAGAGTCGTCGTTTTGGCTGACCTTAACGTTAACCCTCCTGAATCCGACGACCACGATTCTTTACTTCTCCCTGCTCCCGACCTTTCCAG GCTAACTAACGATGAAAGCAGTCAAGAGAAAAGTACCTTAATTTCCAAAGACGGTGATGGCATAGAAGGCGCAGTTAAAAAGTTAAACAAGAAATGTCGTCCGAGAGTAAGTAAGGCTGATGCTTTACTCGACTGTGGAGTGGATGCAGATGGGGATCAGCCTAGTCAAGGGGCTTCCTCGTCTCGTGAGGAAAAAGTCAGCAGCCTCAAAACTGTTAGTCCCATCCTCCATGTAGTT GGCTTGGTACACGTTGCAAGGAAGATGCCAAAAAATGCTCATGCTCATTTTATTCTTGGTCTAATGTATCAAAGGCTCAGTCAACCTCAAAAG GCAATTTCAGCATATGAGAAAGCTGCAGAGATATTGCTGCGCTGTGAGGCAGAGATTGCACGGCCAGAGTTGCTTTCCTTAGTTCAAATTCACCACGCACAG TGTCTTCTCCTAGAGAATTCAGGAGATAACGTTTTGGACAAAGAGCTTGAACCTGAAGAGCTCGATGAGATCCTTTCCAAATTGAAGGAGTCAATGCAGTCTGATATTAGACAAGCAGGTGTATGGAACACCCTTGGCTTGATGCTTCTCAAAACTGGTCGACTGCAG AGTGCTATCACAGTTTTGTCGTCTTTACTGGCTCTTGCGCCTGATGACTATGATTGCCTTGGAAACCTTGGGATTGCTTATCTCCAGAG TGGAAACTTGGAGCTTTCAGCTAAGTATTTCCAAGATTTGATTGTTAAAGATCAAAACCATCCAGCGGCTTTAATGAACTATGCTGCAATTCTTCTTTGTAAACATGGTTCAATTGTTGCAG GTGCTGGTGCAAATGCCAGTGAAGGAGCTTTGGGGGATCAGTTTGCAGCTATAAATGTTGCGAGGGAATGTTTGTTAGCTGCAGTAAAATCTGATCCAAAAGCAGCACATACATGGGCAAATCTAGCTAATGCATATTATTTGATCGGTGACCATCGTAGTTCCAGCAAATGCTTGGAGAAG GCTGCAAAACTGGAACCAAATTGCATGTCTACTCGATATGCCGTTGCAGTCCATCGGATTAAGGATGTTGAAAGGTCACAAGATCCTAGTGAACAGCTTTCTTGGGCAGGCAATGAAATGGCATCAGTACTAAGAGAAGGAGATTCTGTGCCAATTGAGCCTACTATTGCATGGGCTGGACTGGCCATGGTTCACCAGGCACAGCATGAGATTGTGGCAGCATTTGAGACGGATCAAAATGAGTTGGTCGAAGTTGAAGAGCGTGCTATCTTCAGTTTAAAGCAG GCAACCGCTGAAGACCCAGATGATGCCGTGCAATGGAACCAGCTGGGCCTCGACAGTCTCTGTTCTCAACATTTTAAAATGGCGCAGAAGTACCTTAAGGCTGCGGTGGTTCGATTCCGGAAATGCAGCAGCTATGCTTGGTCGAACCTAG GCATCTCACTCCAATTATCCGAGGAGACATCCCAAGCCGAATGCGTATACAAGCGAGCACTTTCATTGGCAACAACTGAACAAGCACATGCAATATTTTCCAACCTTGGGAATCTCTACCGACAACAAAAGCAATATGATCGTGCCAAGGCAATGTTTACGAAGTCGCTTGAACTCCAGCCGGGATACGCTCCGGCATTTAATAATCTCGGCCTTGTATTTGTTGCTGAGGGTCATTGGGAAGAAGCCCAGTTCTGCTTTGACAAAGCACTTCAGTCAGATCCATTGCTTGATGCAGCCAAATCCAACATGATTAAAACTGTGGCTTTGTCTAGATTGTGTGCAGGTTTGTCCTCATTTATCATCCCAGATTAA
- the LOC121211057 gene encoding uncharacterized protein, whose protein sequence is TPPPFPSYRSFLNLSFLSLFLSLFFLAFLASHSYSPLLRLRTALQTHTIPPSRAGNGGASLRIRPGYSSYNAYIERQLNKTLNPKLRKIWTTRDWDRKIRVFARFFQSLKQRNLIFNYSKALSIGARVGQEVAAMKLVGVSDSVGIDLVPCPPLVMKGDFHAQPFENQTFDFEFEFSNVFDHALYPWKFVGEIERTLKHGGVCVLHVAVLRRADKYSANDLYSVQPLVELFKESELLEVSKVDAFGLDTEVVFRKKKKKIENS, encoded by the coding sequence ACCCCTCCTCCTTTCCCAAGCTACCGATCCTTCTTAaacctttcctttctttctctctttctttccctCTTCTTCCTAGCCTTTTTAGCCTCCCACTCCTACTCCCCTCTCCTCCGCCTCAGAACCGCCCTTCAGACCCACACTATCCCACCTTCCAGAGCCGGAAACGGCGGCGCTAGCCTCCGTATACGGCCGGGTTACTCTTCCTACAACGCTTACATCGAGCGTCAGCTCAACAAAACCCTTAACCCGAAACTCCGAAAGATATGGACGACACGCGATTGGGACAGGAAAATCCGGGTCTTCGCCCGTTTTTTCCAAAGCTTGAAGCAAAGAAACCTCATTTTCAACTATTCCAAGGCGTTGTCTATCGGAGCTAGAGTTGGGCAAGAGGTGGCGGCGATGAAGCTGGTCGGAGTGTCGGACTCGGTCGGCATAGATTTGGTGCCGTGCCCTCCGCTTGTAATGAAAGGGGATTTCCATGCACAGCCATTCGAGAACCAGACCTTTGACTTCGAGTTCGAGTTCTCCAACGTGTTCGATCACGCGCTGTACCCGTGGAAGTTTGTTGGGGAGATCGAAAGGACGTTGAAGCACGGCGGGGTTTGTGTTCTGCACGTGGCGGTGCTGCGGCGGGCGGATAAGTACTCGGCCAATGATTTGTATAGCGTTCAACCATTGGTGGAGTTGTTTAAGGAATCGGAGCTTTTGGAGGTGAGCAAAGTTGATGCATTTGGTCTCGATACTGAGGTTGTTTTtcggaagaagaagaagaagattgagAATTCTTAG
- the LOC121211058 gene encoding DNA-(apurinic or apyrimidinic site) endonuclease, producing MKRFFKPIEKEGSAKKPLLSPSKHGAENGDALPEVDVKKEPLKFLTWNANSLLLRVKSNWPEFSNFVSNLDPDVIAIQEVRMPAAGSKGAPKKPGELKDDTNSSREEKQILMRALSSPPFGNYHVWWSLADTKYAGTALLVKKCLRPLKVSFSLDGTVSKHEPDGRVILAEFETLRILNTYAPNNGWKEEENSFQRRRKWDKRLLEFVVQSSDKPLIWCGDLNVSHEDIDVSHPEFFSAAKMNGYVPPNKEDCGQPGFTLAERKRFGAILKEGRLVDAYRYLHKEKDMECGFSWSGHPIGKYRGKRMRIDYFIVSEKLKERIAECEMHGKGIELEGFYGSDHCPVSLQLSEGCKEDK from the exons ATGAAGCGATTCTTCAAACCCATCGAGAAGGAAGGCTCTGCCAAGAAGCCCTTGCTTTCTCCTTCCAAACATGGTGCTGAAAACGGCGATGCGCTACCTGAAGTGGACGTCAAGAAAGAGCCATTGAAGTTCCTCACATGGAACGCTAACAGTTTGCTTCTTCGAGTCAAGTCCAATTGGCCCGAATTCTCCAATTTCGTTTCCAATCTCGACCCTGATGTCATCGCTATACAG GAAGTAAGGATGCCAGCTGCTGGTTCAAAAGGTGCACCTAAAAAGCCAGGAGAGTTAAAAGATGATACTAACTCCTCCAGAGAAGAAAAGCAG ATATTGATGCGCGCTCTTTCTAGTCCACCATTTGGAAATTATCATGTTTGGTGGTCTCTGGCTGACACAAAATATGCAGGCACTGCATTGTTAGTAAAGAAGTGTCTTCGACCATTAAAAGTTTCTTTTTCTCTTGATGGAACAG TTTCAAAGCATGAACCAGATGGCCGGGTTATTTTAGCTGAATTTGAGACACTCCGCATATTGAATACATATGCACCAAACAATGGTTGGAAAGAGGAGGAAAATTCTTTCCAGCGGAGAAGAAAGTGGGATAAAAGGCTTCTAGAGTTTGTTGTGCAATCGTCAGATAAACCTCTTATTTGGTGTGGAGATTTGAATGTTAG CCATGAGGATATCGATGTGAGTCATCCGGAATTCTTCAGTGCAGCAAAGATGAATGGTTATGTTCCTCCAAATAAAGAG GATTGTGGGCAGCCAGGATTTACCTTAGCTGAGAGGAAGCGCTTTGGGGCAATATTGAAAGA GGGAAGGTTAGTAGACGCATATAGATACCTGCACAAGGAGAAGGACATGGAATGTGGGTTTTCATGGTCGGGGCACCCCATTGGGAA GTATCGAGGAAAACGAATGAGAATAGACTATTTCATTGTTTCAGAGAAGCTTAAGGAAAGAATTGCTGAATGTGAAATGCATGGGAAAGGGATTGAATTAGAAG GGTTCTATGGGAGTGACCATTGCCCTGTTTCCTTGCAACTTTCAGAGGGGTGCAAAGAAGACAAATGA
- the LOC121211060 gene encoding zinc finger CCCH domain-containing protein 43 isoform X1, whose translation MPQSEEIPVPDTTPTDSTPHLGLQSPDPDSTSSPDLSPYDLNHSAVETEHEESSLQQQLQNLDLKEEEEETGRKDDGERESNNDADGNAAEDEDDENEEERNDNEIDGENVKQSEGKRSHYPVRPDAESCAYYMKTGLCKFGSDCKFNHPIRRTTQAVKEKVKEEVESTEKPSQTECKYYLRTGGCKFGNACRFNHSTAKSSTSPILELNFLGLPIRQGEKECPYYMRNGSCKYGANCRFNHPDPTAAGACDPTSRYGNGGSVSPQAASQVNMVPWSSPRALNETAAYIPIMFSPPQVVPPPNPEWNGYQATVYPPPERSLHPAPAYVMNNPATETAVYTHNQPQMVADEFPARPGQPECSYFLKTGDCKFKSNCKYHHPKNRVAKMAPCVLSDKGLPLRPDQTICSHYSRYGICKFGPACKFDHSKQEAPSTMAMAGLDQPPPFSHSAATEQTGIASGTDTAVQQPV comes from the exons ATGCCACAATCTGAAGAAATTCCTGTCCCTGACACTACGCCTACCGATTCAACCCCTCACTTAGGGCTTCAATCTCCCGATCCGGATTCTACTTCGAGTCCCGACCTCTCACCGTATGATCTTAATCACTCCGCTGTTGAAACCGAGCACGAAGAAAGCAGTCTCCAACAGCAGCTCCAGAATCTCGATTTGAAGGAGGAAGAAGAGGAGACTGGTAGGAAAGATGACGGAGAGAGAGAAAGTAACAACGATGCCGACGGAAACGCTGCCGAAGACGAGGACGACGAGAATGAGGAAGAAAGAAACGATAACGAGATTGATGGTGAAAACGTGAAGCAAAGTGAAGGAAAGAGGTCGCATTATCCGGTGAGACCGGATGCAGAGAGTTGCGCTTATTATATGAAGACTGGACTTTGCAAGTTTGGATCTGATTGCAAGTTTAATCACCCTATCCGAAGGACGACCCAG GCTGTTAAGGAAAAGGTCAAGGAAGAAGTTGAATCAACGGAGAAACCTAGCCAGACAGAATGTAAG TACTACCTAAGAACTGGTGGATGTAAGTTTGGGAATGCTTGTAGGTTCAACCACTCAACAGCAAAATCTTCAACGAGTCCAATTTTAGAGCTTAACTTTCTTGGGTTGCCTATCCGACAG GGAGAGAAAGAATGCCCCTATTACATGCGTAATGGGTCCTGCAAATATGGAGCCAATTGCAGGTTTAATCATCCTGATCCTACAGCTGCTGGGGCTTGTGACCCAACTTCCAGATATGGTAATGGTGGATCTGTTTCACCTCAAGCTGCATCACAAGTGAATATGGTGCCCTGGTCATCACCTAGGGCATTGAATGAGACTGCTGCCTATATACCGATTATGTTTTCACCTCCGCAAGTTGTTCCGCCACCAAACCCAGAATGGAATGGGTATCAG GCAACTGTATACCCCCCACCAGAAAGGAGTTTGCATCCAGCCCCAGCATATGTCATGAATAACCCTGCAACTGAAACCGCTGTCTATACTCATAACCAGCCTCAGATGGTGGCTGATGAATTTCCTGCACGGCCTGGCCAACCTGAGTGTAGTTACTTCCTGAAAACTGGGGACTGTAAGTTTAAATCTAATTGCAAATATCATCATCCAAAAAATAGAGTTGCAAAGATGGCTCCATGTGTTCTCAGTGACAAGGGATTGCCACTCAGACCT GATCAAACCATCTGCTCACACTATAGCCGCTATGGTATTTGCAAGTTTGGACCAGCCTGCAAATTTGACCATTCAAAACAGGAAGCTCCATCAACAATGGCAATGGCCGGACTGGATCAGCCTCCACCATTCAGCCATTCTGCTGCTACAGAACAAACCGGAATCGCCAGTGGTACTGATACTGCAGTTCAGCAGCCTGTGTAA
- the LOC121211060 gene encoding zinc finger CCCH domain-containing protein 13 isoform X2 yields MEWVSERSLHPAPAYVMNNPATETAVYTHNQPQMVADEFPARPGQPECSYFLKTGDCKFKSNCKYHHPKNRVAKMAPCVLSDKGLPLRPDQTICSHYSRYGICKFGPACKFDHSKQEAPSTMAMAGLDQPPPFSHSAATEQTGIASGTDTAVQQPV; encoded by the exons ATGGAATGGGTATCAG AAAGGAGTTTGCATCCAGCCCCAGCATATGTCATGAATAACCCTGCAACTGAAACCGCTGTCTATACTCATAACCAGCCTCAGATGGTGGCTGATGAATTTCCTGCACGGCCTGGCCAACCTGAGTGTAGTTACTTCCTGAAAACTGGGGACTGTAAGTTTAAATCTAATTGCAAATATCATCATCCAAAAAATAGAGTTGCAAAGATGGCTCCATGTGTTCTCAGTGACAAGGGATTGCCACTCAGACCT GATCAAACCATCTGCTCACACTATAGCCGCTATGGTATTTGCAAGTTTGGACCAGCCTGCAAATTTGACCATTCAAAACAGGAAGCTCCATCAACAATGGCAATGGCCGGACTGGATCAGCCTCCACCATTCAGCCATTCTGCTGCTACAGAACAAACCGGAATCGCCAGTGGTACTGATACTGCAGTTCAGCAGCCTGTGTAA